From Portunus trituberculatus isolate SZX2019 chromosome 50, ASM1759143v1, whole genome shotgun sequence, the proteins below share one genomic window:
- the LOC123499716 gene encoding single-stranded DNA-binding protein-like — MWSSSRVAVAVAVVVAGLAVVVVADADPTYGRRPPPCYPKVHYVTKYQTKYKDVPVYQTVYKEKYIPTPYYETFYQTVYKTNYKTEYVPKYVTETVYKPQVKYETHYETVYKTQYQPEYVTTTHYTPKYVTETEYQDHYVTQTKYQTDYKTEYVPQYVTKTDVKYQTDYKTEYVPQYHTVTKTEQTYKTVCPKPSYGGGGYGSGGGGGGGGYGGGGGGGYGGGGYGDDGYDGGYGGGYGGGGGGGGGGDGYGYGH, encoded by the exons ATGTGGTCCTCAAGTcgagtggcggtggcggtggcggtagtggtggcggggctggcggtggtggtggtggcggacgcGGACCCAACCTACGGACGCCGCCCCCCGCCCTGCTATCCCAAGGTCCACTACGTCACCAAGTACCAGACCAAGTACAAGGAC GTCCCAGTGTACCAAACGGTCTACAAGGAAAAGTACATCCCCACTCCTTACTACGAGACTTTCTACCAGACCGTGTATAAAACTAACTACAAGACGGAGTATGTGCCCAAGTACGTGACAGAGACCGTGTACAAACCCCAAGTGAAGTATGAAACCCACTACGAAACGGTGTACAAGACGCAGTACCAGCCGGAAtacgtcaccaccacccactacacGCCCAAGTACGTGACGGAGACCGAGTACCAAGACCACTACGTCACCCAGACCAAGTACCAGACCGATTACAAGACGGAGTATGTGCCTCAGTACGTCACCAAGACCGATGTCAAGTACCAGACCGATTACAAGACGGAGTACGTGCCGCAGTACCACACGGTCACCAAGACAGAGCAGACCTACAAGACAGTGTGTCCTAAGCCTTCCTACGGCGGCGGTGGctacggtagtggtggtggtggtggtggtggtggctacggtggtggtggtggtggtggatacggtggtggtggctatggTGATGATGGGTATGATGGAGGGTATGGGGGAgggtacggtggtggtggtggtggtggtggtggtggtgatgggtatgGGTATGGTCACTGA